TGGCCAGACCCGAGATCCGAGCGCCGATGTTGTTGACGGCGGTGATGAGCTGGCTCTGCAGAGCGCCCTGGTACACCGCGATGCCGACCGCCACGATGAGCGCGCCGACCACGATCCACTCGAGCGTCTCCACACCCCGCTGGTCCTTGAAATAACCGATCAGTCGCTTCATCTAACTCTCCCTTGTTCAATGGCTCGCCCGTGCACTGCGTTGTCGGCGGAAGCCCATCTTCCGCCGGTCCTGCGCTTCTCTCCCTCAGGCCGCCCGTCGCTCAGCGCATCGGGTGGACATCCCGGCCCTCGTACGCCCGTACATCGGTGAATCCCCCGCTCTCGAGTCCGACCACCACCTCGGCCAAGCGCTCGTGCGGAACTCGGAACGCGACGGCGTTGCCATCAACCGGTCCCGACGGTGGCTGGGCCGCGTCGAACCCCAGCCCGAGCTGACCGAGTATTTCCTGCACCGATGGGAATCTGTCATCCCGATCGGCGCCCAGCACCACCACGATCGCGTGTCCCAGAGTCGGATCTCCGTGCCAGTCTTCTCGGTTCATTTCCATCCCCAACAGTGGGCCTGGGTCCGTGGTGTCGGGTGGGACAAAGAGCACGCATCGTGCCATGGCACTCGCCGAACACTATCCATTTTCGATTTATTCTCGCCCCGATATAACTCAGGGAGTTGGAGGCAGTGTCGGAAAAGCTTGCGGAATTATTTGCCCAATTTCCTGATGCAAAAGGGGATGGAAGACAGCTCGGGCGCAGGCTCCAGAGGACCGAAACCAGCGAGTTAATAAGCGGGAAATCCATTTATGCGGACCCGCATCGGCCATTCGCTTCTTGCTATGCAGTTCTGGCGCTGGTGGGTATGCAGATTTCGCTTATGCGACAAATCGTGGCGACCAGCCGCAAAACCTGTAGCGCTAGCCTGGCGGTTTGTCGTGGGGTAGGCACTTCTATGCCTCCGAAGTCTTTGAAAGCAAAGGAGTCCAGGAAGCGCGCCCCGGTGGCACTAAGTGTGCTGAGGAATCGACCCCAAGGCGCTAATGTTGTGTGCCCCTGGAGAGGGACACGAACTTTCGGGGAGCGACCGACACGATGAGAGAGCTGCTGGCGGTGATGGGAAGGGCGACGGACGCGAGTCTGCTCGACGCGGTCGTGGAAGGCTCGCTCGACGGCGTCTGTCTCCTTACCGCCGACGGCATCCTCCTCAAGGCGAACCGCCTGGCGCTGGAGATCCTCGCCGTCCCTCACGAGGAGGTCATCGGACGGCCGGCCACCGCCGTGTTCGCCCGAGCGGGCGGTGAGTGCTCCGTTCTCGCAGATGTCCGGAAGCAGAAGCTCACCGTCACGGCCGTCCAGACGTTCGGCGACGGCCGGCGCGTGCTCCTGTCCGGCACGCCGGTCGTCGACGAGGTCGGCGAGATCCGGCACATCGTCCTGAACGTGCGCGATACCACCGGCATCAGTCGGGTGATGAGGAAGCTGCAAGAGACCCTGGGACCGTCGGACACCTATCGGCCACCGACCGCCGCCACCATCCGAGACCTCGCGCCGCCCGAGGCGGTGCTGCGAAGCGCAGTGATGCGGGCGCAGCATGACAAGGCCGTTCAGTACGCCGCGGTCGATTCGCCGGTCTTGCTGCTCGGCGAGACCGGCACCGGGAAGGGCGTATTCGCGCGCCTCGTTCACCAGGCGTCGCCCCGGAGCGCCGGCGCCTTCGTCGAGGTGAACTGCGGCGCGATCCCCGAGGGGCTCATCGAGGCGGAGCTGTTCGGCTACGTCAAGGGCGCATTCACCGGCGCGGACTCCAAGGGCAAGGCCGGCCTCGTCGAGCTGGCGCACATGGGCACGCTGCTCCTCAACGAGATCGGCGATCTGCCGATCGGGCTTCAGGTGAAGCTCCTGCGATTCCTCGAGGACGGCGAGGTCTGGTCCATCGGGGCGGTCAAGCCGAAGCGGCCGAACGTCCGCATCGTGGCGGCGACCAACCGGGATCTCGGCCGGATGATCCACGACGGCAGCTTCCGCGGCGATCTCTTCTACCGCCTCAACGTCCTCGCCATCAACATTCCGCCCCTGCGCGAGCATCCGGAAGACATCGCGGACCTCGTCGAGATGATGCTCGCCAAGCTCGAGCGCAAGGTGGGGCGGCGGCGGACCTTCACGCCGGACGCCATTCACGCGCTCGCCGCGTATCGGTTCCCCGGCAACATCCGCGAGCTCTGGAACATCGTCGAGCGTCTGGTGGTGACGACCCACGGCGAGACGATCACCACCCGCGACCTTCCGGCCGAGATCACCCAGCTCACGAGCACGGCGCGTGTGGACGAGCACGACCGGCCCAGCCTGCGGAAGGCGCGTCAGAAGGTCGAGGCGCAGCTCCTCCGCGATGCCCTCAGCCGCTTCGGGACTCAGGCGCGCGCGGCCAAGCATCTCGGCGTCACCCAGTCGACCATCGCGCGGAAGGTGCGTCAGTACGGCCTGTCGGACGGAGTGGCCTGACCCCCCGGCAGGAGAGCGGTCATGGAGAGGTTGGCGGAGTATCTGGGCGACGCGTTCTTGAGGGTCGTCGAGCAGATCATTCCCCTGCCGTCACGGCTCGAGGATTACAGCGTGGTGATCGGACAGTGCCTCATCCTCGCCTTCGCCTTGGCCATCCTCTGGTCCATCTCGGGCATCCTTCGGCGCCGGTAGTCGACGCCTCCCGTCTGCTACAATCTGCCCCTGGCCGGGTGAGCACGCGCCGGCCCACTACCGCCGCAGACAGGAGAGCGCCGTGCCGCGCGTGAACGAGCACCATCTCGCCATCAAGGGCAGCTACCTCTTCTCCGACATCGCCAAACGGGTGAAGGCCTTCGGGGAGGCCAATCCCTCCGCGAAGCTGATCCGCCTCGGCATCGGCGACGTCACCCGGCCGCTGGCCCCCGCCATCGTGCGGGCGATGCAGGACGCAGTCACGGAGATGAGCCGCGTCGAGACCTTCCGCGGCTATCCCCCGGAGACGGGCTTCTCCTTCCTCACCGAGCTGATCGCGGCCCACGACTACGCGCCCCGGGGCGTGAACCTCACCCCCGAGGAGATCTGCATCTCCGATGGCGGCAAGACGGACTCCGCGAACATCCAGGAGATCTTCTCTCCCGACTGCGTCATCGCGGTGGTGGATCCCGTCTACCCCGTCTACGTGGACAGCAACGTCATGGCCGGGCGCGCCGGGCGCGCCGCCAGCGACGGGCGCTACGACCGGGTGGTCTATCTGCCCGCGACCGCGGAGAACGACTTCAACCCCGCCCTCCCCGATCGGCACGTGGACCTCATCTATCTCTGCTACCCGAACAATCCGACCGGCGCCGTGCTCGGCAAGGACGCGCTCAAGCGCTGGGTGGACTACGCGCGGCGCGAGGGGGCGGTGATCCTCTACGACGCCGCGTACGAGTCCTACATCCGCGATCCCGCAATCCCGCGGACGATCTACGAGATCGAGGGCGCGCAGGACGTGGCCATCGAGCTCCGGTCGTTTTCCAAGACCGCGGGCTTCACCGGCGTGCGCTGCGCGTACACCGTCGTGCCGAAGGCGTGCATGGGTCGCTCGGCCGCCGGCGAGGCGGTGAGCCTGCACGCGCTGTGGTTCCGGCGGCAGTCCACCAAGTTCAACGGGGTCTCCTACATCATCCAGAAGGGCGCGGCGGCCGCGTACTCGCCCGAGGGTCAGAAGCAGGTGCGGGAAGCGGTGGACTTCTACCTCGAGAACGCGCGCATCATTCGTGAGGGCGTGGCGAGCACCGGGCTCACTGTGTATGGCGGCACCAACGCGCCCTACATCTGGGTGAAGACGCCGAAGGGTCTCGGGTCCTGGGACCTCTTCGACAAGCTTCTGAACGAGGCCCACGTGGTCTCGACCCCGGGGGCGGGCTTCGGCCCCAGCGGCGAGGGCTATCTCCGTCTCACCGCCTTCGGCAGCCGCGAGCAGACGGTGGAGGCGGTCGACCGCATCAAGACGCGCCTTCGGCTCTGAGCGTGGCCGCGCATCTGGATGCGATCGAGATCGAGAGCGGCCGGGGCGCACCCGACGCCGCGGTGATCTGGCTGCACGGCCTCGGCGCCGACGGCCACGACTTCGAGCCCATCGTCCCCGAGCTGGACCTGCCCGACGCCCTGCGCGTGCGCTTCGTCTTCCCGCATGCGCCCGTGCAGCCGGTGACCATCAACGGCGGCCAGTCCATGCGGGCCTGGTACGACATCTACAACGACCGGCGCCATGACGAGGTGGGCATTCGCGCCTCGCAGGGCCGCGTGGAGGCGCTGCTCGCGCGCGAGCGCACGCGCGGGATTTCGGCGCGGCGCATCGTGCTCGCCGGCTTCTCCCAGGGCGGAGCGATCGCGCTCCAGACCGGGCTGCGCCACGCCGAGCGGCTCGCGGGCATCCTGGCGCTCTCGAGCTACCTGCCCCTGGCCGAAACGGTCGACTTCGAGGCCAGCCCGGCCAATCGCGACGTGCCCATCATGATGATGCACGGCACCCAGGACCAGCTGATACTCCTCGAGCGCGCCTCGTTCTCCCGTCGGACGCTGGAGGAGCTGGGCTATCCGGTCGAGTGGCGGCAGTACCGCATGCAGCATGCGGTGTGCGCCGAGGAGATCGCAGACATCGGGACGTGGCTCCGGGGGGTGCTGGGCGCGCCGTAGCCGGCCCGGCCGCACGCTACTTGATCTCGCGGCACTCCAGGCGATTGCGCATCGTGATCATCTTCGTGGGGAAGTAGGGCGACACGCTGTCATTACCCTGGCGCTCCCACTGGCCCGGGGTGTAGCTGTCGTTGGCCCCCTTGAGGAAGGTCATGTGCCGCTCGAGCGCGATCTTGCAATCGCTCTCGGTCGGATACCCGTCGCCGGCGCGCGAGTCCGTCGGAAACGGCTTCACGTCGAACAGCCAGCCGGTCAGGAGCAACCGGGGATCGTTGTCCAGCGACGTCGTGGACCAGAACACCCACGCCAGCACCAGCATGTGGCCGAGACGACGCATGGCGTCCTCCTCCGAGAGACGGTGACCCGCGCCCTCACGATACCAGAGCCCCCCCGATCGGCGGCTCAGATCATCGACGCCAGCGCCTGACCGACGTCCTTGGTGGAGGCCTTGCCGCCGAGGTCGCGCGTCACCGTTTTTCCTTCTTCCACGAGCTTTTCGATCGCGCCCACCACCGCGTCCGCGGCGTCCTGATGCCCGAGGTGCTCGAGCAGCATCGCCCCCGTCCAGATCTGCGCCACCGGATTGGCGATCCCCTTGCCGGCGATGTCCGGGGCCGAGCCGTGCACGGGCTCGAACATCGACGGGTATTCCTTCTCGGGATTGATGTTGCCGCCGGGCGCGATGCCGATCGACCCGGCGATGGCGGGGCCGAGGTCGGAGAGGATGTCGCCGAAGAGATTGCTGCCCACCACCACGTCGAACCAGTCGGGATGCTGGACGAAGTGGGCGGCGAGGATGTCGATGTGGAACTGGGCGGTCTTCACGTCGGGATAATCCTTGCCGATGGCGGCGAAGCGCTCGTCCCAGTACGGCATGCTGTGGATGATGCCGTTGGACTTGGTGGCGGAGGTCACGTGCTTCCGCGGCCGACGCCGCGCCCGCTCGAAAGCATACCGCATCACGCGATCGCAGCCCTTCCGGGTGAAGATCGCCTGCTGGATGGCCATCTCGTTGTCGGCCCCGCGGTAGAGCCGGCCGCCGATCTCCGAGTACTCGCCCTCGTTGTTCTCGCGCACGATCAGCATGTCGATGTCGTCGGAGGTGCGGCCGGCCAGCGGCGAGCGCACGCCCTTGAGGAGCCGCACCGGGCGCAGGTTGATGTACTGGTGGAAGCCGCGGCGGATCGGGATCAAGAGTCCCCAGAGGGAGACATGATCCGGCACGCCGGGAAACCCGACCGCGCCCAAGAAAATCGCCTCGAAGTGGCGGAGCTGCTCGAGGCCGTCCTCGGGCATCATTCGCCCCGTCTTGGTGTAGCGCTCGCAGTTCCAGTCGAAGGTCGAGAAGGCGCACTCGAACCCGAAGCGGCGGCCCGCCGCCTCGAGCACCCGCATGCCTTCAGGCACCACTTCGTTGCCGATGCCGTCGCCGGGAATCACGGCGATCTTGTGCTTGGTCATCTCACGCCTCCTGTGCTGATGCCTCCGAGCTCGCGATACCGCCGATACAGCG
Above is a window of Candidatus Methylomirabilota bacterium DNA encoding:
- a CDS encoding sigma 54-interacting transcriptional regulator; protein product: MRELLAVMGRATDASLLDAVVEGSLDGVCLLTADGILLKANRLALEILAVPHEEVIGRPATAVFARAGGECSVLADVRKQKLTVTAVQTFGDGRRVLLSGTPVVDEVGEIRHIVLNVRDTTGISRVMRKLQETLGPSDTYRPPTAATIRDLAPPEAVLRSAVMRAQHDKAVQYAAVDSPVLLLGETGTGKGVFARLVHQASPRSAGAFVEVNCGAIPEGLIEAELFGYVKGAFTGADSKGKAGLVELAHMGTLLLNEIGDLPIGLQVKLLRFLEDGEVWSIGAVKPKRPNVRIVAATNRDLGRMIHDGSFRGDLFYRLNVLAINIPPLREHPEDIADLVEMMLAKLERKVGRRRTFTPDAIHALAAYRFPGNIRELWNIVERLVVTTHGETITTRDLPAEITQLTSTARVDEHDRPSLRKARQKVEAQLLRDALSRFGTQARAAKHLGVTQSTIARKVRQYGLSDGVA
- a CDS encoding LL-diaminopimelate aminotransferase — its product is MPRVNEHHLAIKGSYLFSDIAKRVKAFGEANPSAKLIRLGIGDVTRPLAPAIVRAMQDAVTEMSRVETFRGYPPETGFSFLTELIAAHDYAPRGVNLTPEEICISDGGKTDSANIQEIFSPDCVIAVVDPVYPVYVDSNVMAGRAGRAASDGRYDRVVYLPATAENDFNPALPDRHVDLIYLCYPNNPTGAVLGKDALKRWVDYARREGAVILYDAAYESYIRDPAIPRTIYEIEGAQDVAIELRSFSKTAGFTGVRCAYTVVPKACMGRSAAGEAVSLHALWFRRQSTKFNGVSYIIQKGAAAAYSPEGQKQVREAVDFYLENARIIREGVASTGLTVYGGTNAPYIWVKTPKGLGSWDLFDKLLNEAHVVSTPGAGFGPSGEGYLRLTAFGSREQTVEAVDRIKTRLRL
- a CDS encoding alpha/beta fold hydrolase; amino-acid sequence: MAAHLDAIEIESGRGAPDAAVIWLHGLGADGHDFEPIVPELDLPDALRVRFVFPHAPVQPVTINGGQSMRAWYDIYNDRRHDEVGIRASQGRVEALLARERTRGISARRIVLAGFSQGGAIALQTGLRHAERLAGILALSSYLPLAETVDFEASPANRDVPIMMMHGTQDQLILLERASFSRRTLEELGYPVEWRQYRMQHAVCAEEIADIGTWLRGVLGAP
- a CDS encoding tartrate dehydrogenase, which encodes MTKHKIAVIPGDGIGNEVVPEGMRVLEAAGRRFGFECAFSTFDWNCERYTKTGRMMPEDGLEQLRHFEAIFLGAVGFPGVPDHVSLWGLLIPIRRGFHQYINLRPVRLLKGVRSPLAGRTSDDIDMLIVRENNEGEYSEIGGRLYRGADNEMAIQQAIFTRKGCDRVMRYAFERARRRPRKHVTSATKSNGIIHSMPYWDERFAAIGKDYPDVKTAQFHIDILAAHFVQHPDWFDVVVGSNLFGDILSDLGPAIAGSIGIAPGGNINPEKEYPSMFEPVHGSAPDIAGKGIANPVAQIWTGAMLLEHLGHQDAADAVVGAIEKLVEEGKTVTRDLGGKASTKDVGQALASMI